DNA from Corynebacterium stationis:
CCACACGGTGCTATCCACACTGAAGCGCGCAAGGCATGTGGTGGACCACCAACCGCGCTATGCAATGCTGACCAGTTACGCGAAAGAATCGAATACCTACGCAAGTGGTAGGCCAGGGCCCAGCGCGCCGGGCTGCGCGTCAGCGGCTGCTCGCTATGTGGTGCGCGCATTCGGGGGCGTGCACCACGGCGAAGTTAGGGTTGGCTCAGGTAGAATCGTTAGCTAGTTCAATATAGCTAACAACCGTTAAGGATGATCAACTATGTCCAATCCGACGAATAACCCGTACGACTCGGGCAACAACCCTAATCAATACGGGGATCAGCCTTATAGCGATTCACATGGCGGCTCCCTGCCCAGCTATGGCGAATCCACCCACGGGGCGGGGCAAGGCGCAGGATATCCAGGCGCAGGTTCTGGGCCCGGAGCAGCATACAATGAGCAAGGCTCAGGATATGGCGGATACCAGCAGTATCAGAGCTATGATGCAGGACAACCAGGCGGGGCACCGGAGAAGAAGTCGACTCTAGCAGTAGCTGCTTTTGTCCTCGGCATTATTTCCTTGTTGGTAGCCGTGACTGGATTCGCGATTGTTCCCGGCGTCATTGGCGTGATTTTGGCGATCATCGCTTTTGTCCGCAACCGCAAGAAGGCAAAAGAAGCTCGCCGTACGTGGATGTCAGTGCTGGGACTCATCTTCTCGATCATCGGCATCGTCGCGTCCATCATTATTTTTGGAGTGATCTTGCTGGCCTTTACGGATCCAGTCGTGCAAGAGTGCATGAATACCGCTGCCAACACAGAAGAACTTCAAGCTTGCTTGGAGTCTTCACTTTAGTAACCTCAATCACGCGGTGCGTGGTTTAAATTGCGTCATGCAATAATGCAGGGTAAAGCTAGATACTAGGAAATTAAGCTTGCCCGGTATCGCCGAAGCGCTTAGCGCAGAATCAACCAAAAGATTCTGCGCTAAGCGCTTGTTCTGTTAGTGAATTGCCGGGGCTTCAATGGTGCTTAAATAATTCAATAAACAACTCTAAGAAGGATAAGGGGATAAATCAGCAGTGGATGACCTTCAAGGCCCAGCGCAAAAGAAGTTGACGTTGTCGGATTGGTGGACCGCCTTTATCGCCATTAATTCCACGGCCACGCGGTGGGCAGGCCCCTTGCGTGCAGCCTTAGCAATCCTTATCCCGGGCAGCATCGCTATGCTTACTGGCCATAAGGATGCGATTTTGCTGATTTGTGCTGGTGCTTTCACGGTCATCTACGGCGAAGGCATCGTGTACCGCAAGCGCTGGAAAGTCATGTTGACTGCCGGTGCACTGTTGTGGACAGGTTCCACAGTAGGCGCGTTGGTGGGTGCTTTGGTCTTTGCCCCCGGCCACGGCCACGCGTGGTTATTGCTGACTGCGGTATATGTCGCAGTACTAGGGGCAGGCATTGTCTTTGTTCAAAATGCACTGCGGCTTCCGCCCCCAGGTGGCTTTTTCATCGTCATGGTCACTGGTGGCTCAACTATGTTGGCACGTTCGGGTACGGATCCTTTAGAAGCAGCCTTTTGGCCGTTGACAGCTATTGTTACGGGCTTGATTTTGGGAATGCTTCCGGCGTTGCGTGATCCGCATGGCCCAGAGCGGGCAACCGTTGCCACGCTAGAACGCGCGACCAAGGCTTTCCAAAACGCGAAAGATGATGAAATTGCTCGGCACCACCAAGCTCAGACGGCGTTGACCGCGGCGTGGACAGCGCTTGCAGATGCAGGCATCGTTAACGCAGGCCGTAGTGTTATGCCTTCTCAGCAAGAGCTCGTTGAGCGCACTCTGAACGCCCAAGAAGCGATCGTAAAACGCAATCAAGCGGGGTCGGGAGCAGATGCTGAAGCTTTCTTTGAAACGGTCAACCTCATTGACCCTGAGCGCACGACTATGCCGCACGCACGGCCTACCGCACGCTATCGCATTTACCGCTCCTTAACGGCAGATAGCCACGCGATGGTTACGGCCAAGAAAGTGCTGATTGCAGCACTCGCCACGGGGGTAGTGGGCATTGCCTTAGGTCTTAATCGCCCCGACTGGGGTGTCATCTCGGCCTTGCTGATTTTGCAAAATGGCCCCGAGAAAGTCCCTGGCACCATTCGTGGTACCCACCGTGTTTTGGGTTCGATTTTAGGACTTGTGGTCTTCTCGATGTTTTACTTCTTCGGAGTTGAAGGCTGGTCATTGCTTGCTGCACTAGCGTTGTGTCAGTTCTTTGCTGAAGTGATGGTGGTGAAGAACTACGCGCTGTGTGTGATTTTCTCGACGCCATTGGCGCTTTTGATGGGTGGAATTTCCGAACCTTTAGGCAGCCTTATTGTCTCCCGTGGTATGGAAATTGGGCTTTCAGTTGTCTTTGCTTTCATCGTGCTGTGGTTTTTCAGCAATGGCTCCAAAGAACGTGAGAATAAGCGCCTGCAGCAGCGTGCCTACCAATCGATGTCCACCGTCTTGGGCAGTTTGCTCACGGGAACTCCGGATGAGGCTTTGGCTCAGCG
Protein-coding regions in this window:
- a CDS encoding DUF4190 domain-containing protein, with product MSNPTNNPYDSGNNPNQYGDQPYSDSHGGSLPSYGESTHGAGQGAGYPGAGSGPGAAYNEQGSGYGGYQQYQSYDAGQPGGAPEKKSTLAVAAFVLGIISLLVAVTGFAIVPGVIGVILAIIAFVRNRKKAKEARRTWMSVLGLIFSIIGIVASIIIFGVILLAFTDPVVQECMNTAANTEELQACLESSL
- a CDS encoding FUSC family protein — protein: MDDLQGPAQKKLTLSDWWTAFIAINSTATRWAGPLRAALAILIPGSIAMLTGHKDAILLICAGAFTVIYGEGIVYRKRWKVMLTAGALLWTGSTVGALVGALVFAPGHGHAWLLLTAVYVAVLGAGIVFVQNALRLPPPGGFFIVMVTGGSTMLARSGTDPLEAAFWPLTAIVTGLILGMLPALRDPHGPERATVATLERATKAFQNAKDDEIARHHQAQTALTAAWTALADAGIVNAGRSVMPSQQELVERTLNAQEAIVKRNQAGSGADAEAFFETVNLIDPERTTMPHARPTARYRIYRSLTADSHAMVTAKKVLIAALATGVVGIALGLNRPDWGVISALLILQNGPEKVPGTIRGTHRVLGSILGLVVFSMFYFFGVEGWSLLAALALCQFFAEVMVVKNYALCVIFSTPLALLMGGISEPLGSLIVSRGMEIGLSVVFAFIVLWFFSNGSKERENKRLQQRAYQSMSTVLGSLLTGTPDEALAQRRDLQYELLSERRSIQSLAMDHPEQAQQQWAKHRAIQHAGYQILDYCSLSPNTMMEYGALGTLIESVRQVAPKDAGPQERPQK